The genomic region gcgtgtgcgtgtgtaagtGCGCGCGCGAGAGGTAAACGTCAAAACAGGCACACGACGGGCAAAGCGCGTGTTTTTTGACGGCTGCGGTTGTTACTTCAGTCAGGCAGCGCGGAACGCGTGTCTTCCCGAAACCACGCCAAAACACGCGGTTACCGTTTTGGGTTGTGCTTGGAGCTGCTGGAATTTCTTCCTTCCGAACGTTCGGGATTTTCGGGAGTCTTCACCAGTGGCCACCATCAGCGGACGTAACGGCGAAGATCGGGAGtaggagagagggagagagagaaagagagattaAAAAAGAGTGAGTTGAagtaacaaaaagaaaccaccCACACGACTCCCACTGGTTGggttaaaatgcaattttaTTCGTATTGACAACCCTCTGACCGTCCCAAATCAACGTGTGTATTATCAGCACCGACCAGGTCGAAAGCACCACCAGCTTGCAATCACAGTACCCACTGTAATCAGTGCAATAGAACTCCAGGCGTGCTGCACTCCATCATACCACACACATCGTTCTCAAACTCCTCACCCCACGAGAGGAACGGCCGCGAAGACAACGGGAAGAACAAAGGCcgtgagaaaacaaacaagaagagGCTACCGTGTACAATCGATTTAAAGAAGAAGCATGCTTTTCGCTTTACCGTGATTCGTTGCAACGCATATTGCCGCTGCATTCGCGAAAGAGATAAACAGCCGATTCGAAGCATCCCAGCTAATGTGGAGTCAACCGTTTCCCTAACTAAGTCAGGCGTGCCATCGTCCAACGAACGCGGCGATTGCGATTCATGATGTACTAAAGAAGTAAATCGAGTGGGAGGGAAGACGGACCAGCTGAGCAGGCAGCGAAATGCGAAGGAAAAGCGCAGTGTGCGAGCAGTAACACACAGTCACACGCCTAGTAACCCTCCAAACGACGGCCGTGAGTGCAACAGTAAGTGCGAGCAAGCCAGCAGATAGCGTGTCGCGCGAGCGAGAAAGGCATCGAGATGGTGTACTAGGTAGCGCGAGCTCGCCTAGAGTTGATCGTAGCCCGAGGGAACGCGAACGACGCGAGGTGGAGAAGCAGCGGACGGGTAGGGAAGTCGATGCTGTCttgatgctgctgcagcaAATCTCAGAGCACATTTGGATACAGAAGCAGAGCGATGAACGGATGAAGTTATCCGCGTGCGTCCGCGTGCCAAGTGTTTTGTTGCCGTCGTTGTAGTTTATTTTATCTCGTTCATTTCGTGCTTCTTGCCGTCACCCGCCCGTAACCCGTGCCTGGCAAAGGTCATCCTACtggagaaagaagaaaaggaaaaacactcaTCCATCACCATCGCTGAAAGGATCAAACGGAAGTGGAAAACACGCGGCGCCTGGCAAAACGGAAAGTGTCATCAGTCAGTTTGAGAACCCATCCACCCACTCGCTTCACTTAGGAGGAGGGAGAAGGTGGCACACATACAAACTTTTCTCCAAACGTGCATCGGCGGCAGCGACGTTCGCGGAAGAAAACGCATGTGGTAAGAATACGTACCATATATAATCACTGCACCAGTCGATTTGGGCGATAGGAAAAACTCGTGTGTGTAGCGACGACCAGGTGGCAACCTCGTGGTGTGCAGAAACGGAACCGCGTGCACCATCTCTAAGGAACAGCAAATGCAGCGCCTCGCGGTTGGTGATTGCTTCCGCTAAGCGTTACACGAGGCAGAGCGAACCGCAAGCAAAAGAGGAAGGATAATTGACCCTCCGCACAAAGGAGCGGTAAGAATAGCAAGGATTCTTCTCACTAATAACGCTTTCTAGTCGGCCCAACCTCGTGCTAAAACTGtgtaaattaaacgaaaatttTACTCCCGACGAGGAATTTCACTTTCCTTTACGTTTGCCTTACCAGGCAGTGTGTAGGAGGTGGAACGGGTATATGACCACGACGCAGCAGAGACAGCACCGCTCGTCGCTTTAGCTTGCCGTTGCAACCCGCCGCATTGCTCGCGTGAAACGCGTTTTTTCGCTACCACACGGAGCAGCGCAGGAACTTACATGTGCTTTCTGCGCCTCTCGGCCACACCACGGGAAATGGCACTCTGAGGTTGTATGGGTGCGTATGCAGTTGGAGACACACCACACCGAGGCtacgcaacagcagcaacagcaacagcttcatcagcatcatcagtatcatcatcagcagcgttGGTAACATACTTGCAGCAAGTGGTCAGTCAGGGTCTAGTATTTTTCGCTCATCGCTTGCATTCAAAATCGCAGCGGCTGCTACGACATCGAAACAACAGCCCTCTTGCCCATCGCAGCAATCCACCACTGCGCAACGGATTGATCTCAGACGATCTCCTTCGCAGCACCGCGTGTCGCCAACCCATCGGTTCTTCGATATCATATTTATTGCCACCCGTCGATTTCGTCCACACCCAGTGTGCAAGGGTTTCTTGTTCTTGCCACCGTTTTCCAGTTCCAGCCACAGAGCGCAGAGTTCGAACGGGCCCCGCGGGAACCTACGGAAGCGGACGAAAATAAACCCGATCGCTGAAACGCGGTGATCGCTTCGCTCCGGTGGCCTTGGACGGTTAGCGATtctacttttattttcctgcatCCACGCGATCGCGAAAAAAGTAATAGCTGGGAAACGACAATATCGACCACCCTTCTTCGCACCATCATCCTCCCTGGAAACCTACTCATACACACATACCAGGACCGTGGTTAGTCGAATGCAGCAGATCGCGTGAAGGTGGACAAAGTCGTTCGATTGCGTTTTGCTAGTAGCCATTGGCTACTTGTTCTTGCTGCTTAGCACCGACACGACCTATTGTTGcaattgttgttgctgctcggATTAATCCTCATCGCCGttgcacaaacacaccatCATATTGCACTGGCCCCGGGGGGGTTGCAGCTCGCGCATCGTACGTGACAGCGCCGAAAAGAAGATAATCGATTCAACAGTGCACcgaaggagcaaaaaaaatcgGCGCAGcgtaaagaaacgaaaacaaaaacaaagccaaCAACAATACCGTGTGAGCGAGAGCTAGTGTAACGACAGAGCAACCATCGGAAACGTCAAAGCCGCGACGGAGACGGAACATCCGGAACTATAGGCCAGAAGGAGATAGCACATCGTACCAGCTGAGAGCATCAACGATAGCAGCTGAGAGGcagtgcttttttttcgttttcttcgttctcctgttgttgttttcgtcgTCGCATCGCCTACTGCACTCTGCTCTGCCCGCTGCCCGAGTGCATCCAACTTCGGTCAACGAGAACAGCAGTGTGGTGCAACTGTGTGTGCGCTGCTCTGGTACGGCTGTGTGCAACGGACGGCACCCCCTCCTTCATCCCATACCGCGGATTCACCACGGCACAACTGGATCTCGCGGATCCGCGTGACGAGGTCATCGTGAAGGTTTTTCAGTCACAATTTCGGCCGTGGCCGCATCAGAACGCCATTTTTAAGTGCAACgcagttttgttgttgtttgtttgtttgttggattGAAACGTTTTATTTGGAACGTCAAGATGGCCCGCTTTGTCTAGTGCGCGTTAGTGCAGTGGtgcacttttttgtttcgcgaatttcgaaaaaaaacatagtacAGCAAAGCTACGGCCGTAATCATTCTGAAGAACAACTGAAAcagtaacaacaacaatcacaatcaccactaccaccaccaccgacaagGCAATACAACCCTACACCATTACGGAGAGAGAGTAAGATTAAGAGAAAAATAtaggaaaaatttgaaaatcacATCAACGAAGCAGAAGAGAAGAGGAGAAAAACGCACCACGAGAAAGGAGCTGGACGCGAAAATAGTACTCGTCCCACCACGAAGGGCCACTACGCGACCACACGGCCGCCGTTCGAGCAACGGTCCACCGAGAAGCAGCAAAAACACGTTTCGCTTGCCCATTTCGGTGCGTCCTAGATAGCGATAGTGGTGTGTGCATTCATCTGCACCACGACcgaagcgaaagaagaaaTAGCAGAAAAACGCATCGCACGCTTGCAACCCAGCGCAACTACGCGAGGGCTCACAGTGTTTGTCTCTCGCTGTGTGGCCACTTGGTGCTAGTGATATTACAACATTCGCACAATTCCTCCCTGGCATCACGTCACCGCCGTACCAGACGGGCCAACGCCACGCGGTTTCGAggggggtttattttttctcactgAACAAGTACAAAGACAACGCAACGCTccccaacaacaacatcaaccacTAAGAGGCTCGTGAATAAGtagagaatttaaaaaaaaagaagtaaaataaatcgcTAACCGACCCATCAGACGAAGGCAGGCAACACGCGAGGAGTTACTTCCTCGGAAAACGACGGCGAACGGCGACGGTTACTTACAACACGTGTGCCCTTTTCGGCGGCCAACAAACGAAGCGAACAAAAATGGACGTTGGTCAGggccagcagcatcatcatcaggaGCCTCAGCCTCAGCGCCGCCAGCAAAACAACGATGAGGAGGAAGGTTCGGTTCGTCGCAGTGGACGAGGGGAAGCTACGGCGATGGCCATGCAGACAGTCCAGGGAAATCAGATCGATGGTAAGAATAGCCACAACTGTCCTTTTGGACTGTTATTTTACAGTACGTTTCATAATGTGTCATCgaatgtatgtgcgtgtgcgtgtatgtgtgtttggggCTATTTTTGGTCCGTCAAAGAGATCATTCAGCACTACAGGTTGTTTATCATCGTAGCTGCTGTGAAGGTCGGCAATATGAAATGCTAAGTCTATTTTTCGTcctgttcttttttctatccCTTTTTCTCTTACGTTCGGCACATAACGCATGCTCGCTGCTCCTGACGCGACTGACGTGCATTTGACGTTTGCCACTTGTTCGATTGCATCACAGCAGGCTGCGTCACGGCTGCGCGAGTGgagaacaacaataacaacaatggGAGCGGcagcacagcagcagcagcggcgacGGCGGCATCGAGTGGCGGCGGCGTGGTGGAACGTATCCCGGCGATTCTCGATCAGTACGTACTGCACGGGAAGATCGATCGGGGCACATTCAGCTTCGTCACGTTGGCGACGCGTCGGGACGAGCAGTACCTTCCGATGGATCGGCGGCGCCTGTACGCCATCAAGTTGATCACGCAAACGAGTCACCCGGCGCGCACGGAGCGCGAGGTACGCTGCATGATGACGATGGGCGGCCGGTGCAACGTGGCCCAAATCGTGGACGGCTTCCGGCACCAGGACTCGGCGGGGCTCGTGATGAACTACATTCCGCACGAACCGTTCCATCTGTACTACGCGCAGCTGGGCCCGGCCGAAGTGCAGCGGTACATGAAGGAACTGCTTATCGCTCTCGGGCACGTGCACCGGCACGGCGTGATCCATCGGGACGTGAAGCCGAGCAACTTTCTGCACAGTCGCAGAAACGGGGGCACCTACATGCTGGTGGACTTTGGGCTGGCGCAGGAGACAAACACCGGGGAGCTGACGCTTTGTCCATCGGCTGGCGGCGCCCACCGGGTCGATAAGCGGAAGGAGTCTGACGAGGTGGCACACGCTTCGGTAGTGCCAATGCCATCTGCTAAACGGCCCAAACCCTCTAACGGCGCCGTGGCAAACGGCGATCCGCAAAGGGATCAAGTTGTGTTCCGCAACCCGCTCCACAAGCAGCAAAAGGGTAGCAACGGCAGCACCGTCTCGCCCCTGAAAGTCTCGAATAACACGCTCAAGGATCTCGTTGAGTCGCCGCTGGCTCGGCAAATCAAGTCGACCGCCATCGGTATTGGGAATAGGTTGAAAAATCGTGGTTCGATGGTTGCCATGGCAGGGAGCACCCAATCACCGCTCGCTCCCGGCTGTTCGGAGCGGGAAAACAAAGATGTTGCTGAAGCACCACGAGCTAAACTGACCGCCAAAGTAGGGGCGGGCatgaagcagcagcagcagcgtcaaCCGTCGGATCTGACGTCGTGTGAATGCTCGGGCCGGCCGCAAGTATGCACCCGTTGCCTGGTGAAGCGCGAGATGCACGCACCTCGAGCCGGAACGCCCGGCTATCGGCCACCGGAGGTGCTACTGAAGTACCCGGATCAAACGACAGCGGTGGACATTTGGGCCGCCGGGGTGATTTTCGTGAGTTTGCTCTCGAAGTGCTACCCGTTCTTCGGTAACACCGACGACATGACGTCACTGGCGCAAATCATTTCTGTGTTCGGATACGAGCGGGTTCGTCAGGCGGCCACCAGCTTCAATATGAGGTTGGTGATGGCTGAAGAGCAGGAGCGCATGGAGGCACTCAGCTTGCGGCGCCTCTGCCAGCACTTCCGTGCCCTCTACCGTCAGCGTGAGTCCTCCGCCGATGCCGCAACCGGCGCTCCGCCGTCCGGTGGTTCCAGTCCCCCACCTGGTGCAGATGATGCGCGCAACCCGGGAGACTGCTGCGCAAACTGCAACCGACCACCGGGACGATGCCTGTGCCAGGAGCGGCCACAAGATCGGCGGGTGCCCAAAGATGACGCCAGCCCGGCGGACGATGGGACGGACGGGGATTGCGATGAGTACGGATCGGCAGCGTACGATCTGCTCGAACGTTTGCTAGAAGTTGATCCGCGTAAACGCATCACCGCCGCCGCTgccttgcagcatccctacttcgaGGTGCAGTACTGAGCAGGTGAGCAATGACGCACGTTCAACGGAGAGAGAGAAggggagatagagagagagaaagggagctAGGGAGAGAGGTATAAAAGACCCCCAACCAGTCAGTATCCATACTACGTTACTAAcgcaaagcaaaaaagaaaagctaccACACACACCGCCATTACCAGCACCATCGGTACAAACAAGATTGCTGTAAGCCAAGATCGGACGGAATGAACGAATGAAAGCAAGTTGGAAGCCCAGCGgtcaattataaaaaaaagccagtcGAAAGCTAAAGGAAAGCGGGGAAACACGGAAAATCCCTCCGAGATGTAAAGGAAATGTTTAGAGATTATCGTTAAATAGTTCGCTACTTTTTAAGTTACCACCGAATATAGATTACCACTTACTCCTTCACGCTCAGCTTCTCTGGATGCTACGAGGATCCTGAATGTTTCCGGCAACGGAACGCGGTGTTcgcgccgccaccgccacctctTCCGCACGCAAGGGCGCACATGCATactcacactcacacattCCAGAGcactcctttttttctattaccGGTGTACAgaagttaaattgaaaaacatgaGGATGAAAACTGCTGCTGTTTGAACCGAAGCGAAAACAATCGCAAGTGACACACAGTGTGCGTGCCtgataaatgaatgaatgttcgtgtgcatgtgtatgtgtgtgtatgtgcgcggtttgtgtgatttttgtgtCTCTCCACCTTTTTTGTGTGCACAAAGGACACCAGGAATGCATTTCGGTGGTGCGTTCTCCCAATGCAGCGTAGCGCACcgttttgcaaacaaacacactacAAACAATCGATTGCCATCtgattaatgttttttttatcaccccCGGCACCACCATGTCGCAGACTTGTTCCCTCTTGGTAGCCCTCGTGTAGTAGGTgggatggggagggggagggggggggggggggaggaacaGGACTAGAGAAATGCATAcaatgtttgttgatttttgttttctttatcatatttaaattatattatcatatttaatttaaaaaaacacacaaaagcaTTTTGGCCCTTAGAGAGCCCTTTGCGAAAgggttattatttattttatctatttttgaGGCGCTTTTGCCGTCTCGCGACCCGCGGGGGGGCATGGTGTACACAGAGCAAGAAGGACTCGGTGAAGGACATTAAGAAACATTGCTTACCGTCACCATGCAGGAAAACCTTATACGCGCTGGGCATTAATTTTTAAtctatttattaaattattcgcTCTTCGGACTCGTTGCACATCGATACGAAGGCCGAGGACAGGAGAGAGGTTATAATCGGTATCTTAAGAATGCAAGTTCAACGCAATCGTTATGCTAgaagatcaaataaaaatactttcaaaaaatcaaacaaaaaagcatcAAGTGCATTAGCGGTTCGTAAGCAGAAGAAGGACCCTCAGCGGAAGTGTAGTGCTAGTGGTAGGGAATGGGAAGAAAGGACGAGGCATTATGCAGCAGTatgtttgttgtgttgtgaacctcctcctcctgccgGGCAAAACGCAAATAATTCTACCAGCTCTGTGCGTTGTTTTGTGTTATGTTGTGCGGAGGTcacaacatgaaaaaaaaatcacaacacacatacacagataTACACCAACACAAATACACTTCAAAGTACAACATTAAACCAATGGGGAACCCCGGGAGGGAGGGGAAGAGAaatacatcatcatcatcatcatcatgaagAGTAGGTGGGGTAGAGAAGATAAAAGCTATGGCTGAGATGTAGTAGCTATAAATGtatatctatctatctatatatatttaaaatttgtatatGTTAGCTTCGAACGCGATCGCAACCGTTCCgtgatcgtcgtcgtcgttgtcgtcgtcggccTCGCGTGGCCGCGTGAGCATTGTTTTATCCTACGAGAAAACGATCTGTCCGCGCGTGAAATTGCGCGCACAAACGTCTGAACCAACGTCGTGCGATCCGCGAAAGTTGTATTCTTTTAGATTCCATTTGTACACTCACGAAAGCACACCCACCGTGCAATCGAATCGAATAGCTGTGTGTTTTCTGTTCTGTTGTGTAACGAGTATTTCTGCTATCACTGTTGGTACTACTGTATGTTTTCAttatatgttttaattttccatctcTCGAGTGAAGATCTCATCGGTTGTGCGTACAAGCAGGAAAAGGGCAGAACAAATGATTCCATCGAAACAACAAGAGGCACCAGCAGTAGTAGTTGGTAGGTGGTAGGGGGATACCGTTTATAATCGCAAGACGTGACTGGATACAATTGGGGATTTGTGCATGGGCGCAGCACATGGCGAAGTAAAAAGCAACAACATTAAACTACAGAGAAAGAGTCTGGTAGTGCAGTATAGTTAGCAGCAGTGTGCTGGAAAGCATACGAACGAATAATATTTAGTATGAAGCGGAGGGACTGTGCACAGCTAAAACAACACACTTGTCCTAAGGTGATGCTACTGCTGCCAACGACCAGTagcaaaatttaaatgtttgtatttttaacgTAAACCCACAgctgaatggaaaaataaagcaaaaaaccaAGCGTAGTTAAATTAAATGGAAACTTACGAAgacttgtgtgttttattttctctcctgGGTTGTAAACAGGTATGTATATGGATATATCAAATGAGCCTCAAGGAAAACCATACGTCCAGCATATCACGTTTCCGTTAGTCTCTTTGTGGAATTTACGCAATGccctttaaatattttaaaaatatttctctGATAGGATTATTGAATAATCTTAAGAAGTAAAGGCACCTACACAATGTACTGTAACGTTTTGATGTACACTGGAACATAGAATTCGTCTTTTACGAAACTTCGATCGTTTTTGCTCTCATCCATTTAGTGATCATACTAACTTCTAGCATGCATAAATCCAAAGCTTTCATTTCcaattttcattgatttgaGTTACATTAAATACACAAAGCATATTGTTATCTcgaaaaataacgaaatagCTGTTTTTAGTAGATAGTTCAAATGGCAGCTATATTTCACATCAACCTTCAAACCTTCAAGCCTTCATCAAACCATCAAACCATCAAAACcatcaactaaaaaaaatactattccAACCTCCTCTCTCAAAGTCTTCATTGCAACTAACTTATTTCTTGGCTGACCTATTCTATCTTATTTTACTCAGCCTCCTTTGATAATATGTTTAAACTTTTCTGGCAGCGCTAACACCCCCTCCCGTAACGTCTCTCGGGTTCTAACGAAGACTTACGAAATCTCCAACGTTGCCAGATGGATGGCTGCTCGTCTTACGATTTTCTTATTCGCTAGCTCTACATCCGCTTGTCTTACCCTTTTGTCTTTAccttttataacatttactaCTTTCCCTCTCATCCATTCATTTctagtttttccttcaacgACAAAAACTAGATCTCCGATTTCCAAATCTTTTTGGTCCTTGAGCCATTTACCTCTCTGGTTCAAAGATGTCAGATATTCCTTTATCCAACGCTCCCACATTCTATCTGCTAAATATTGCGACCTTTTAAATTGGTTCCTAAGTCCCTTGGCTAAATCGTATGGTTCACAAGTTGCAGTGTATGCCCCTGGTACCCTTAGGAATTGATTCGGAGTAAGCGCTATTGGTTCTGATGAATCTTCAGCGACATATGTTAATGGTCGCGAGTTTATCATTTCGCAAGCCTCCGCCAAAGTGGTTACTAATATTTCGTCTGTCAGTGTTCTGTTGTCATTAAGGACTCGCATCGCTTCTTTCACCGAACGCACCATTCTCTCCCAAACGCCGCCCATATGTGGAGTTCCTGGTGGATTAAAATGCCAGGATGTTGAAGTTGAGGTCACTTTTTCGGCACACTCGTAGAACACCCGTTTCATCTGTTGAAGTTCCTTGTCAGCCGCTTTGAAACATGTTGCATTATCCGAGTAGATATCGTTCGCCTTTCCAAACTTGCTTTCAAAACGTCTAATCGCCATCAAACACGACTGAGTTGACAGACTGTGAACTACCTCGAGATGTATCGCTCTCACAGCCAAACAGGTGAACAAAGCAACccaccgtttttcctttcgccgtcCAACTGTAACTTCTAGTGGTCCAAAGTAATCGATGCCAACTGCGCTGAAAGGACGAAGATTTGGTGACATCCTCTCCACAGGTAAAGGTGCCATCCTTGGAGTGTTGGGCTTGCACTTATACACTTTGCACCAATTGCACTGACGGCAAACCGTTTTAATTGTTGCTCGAAGTTTCGGGATCTTAAATCGTTGTTGTATCTCGTTGAAAACTGTCTCACTATTAGCAGGACCATAGACTTCATGATAATGTTCAACGATTTTCTTGGTGATGTTATGTTGTCTTGCCATTATAATTGGGTACCGTTGATCGAATGGAAGATCGGGGTTGTTGGTCAATCTGGTATCCATTCGCATTACTCGTTGGTCGTCTAATATTGGAGAATATATGTACACTGTGCTTTgctttttaatctttttcatATCACTTGAATCTGTTTTTTGCAAGGTAGCTTCTAGAATTTCCATTTCGTCCGGGTAGCTTTCCCACTGAGCCTGCCGTATTAAAATAGTTTCCGCACTTCTCAGTTCTTCTCGTTGTAGCGGTATTTTCTGGGTTTTCAGTGGATATTTCAGTaattttgaaagtttttcatttgctcCTACGGTGTGGATcacttggttttgtttgttcatcaaTTCAGGTCTTTTCTTCAATTTCGGTTCAAGTTGTCTAAATTTCTTCGTAGCcaactttctttctttttctttccacaaaAGTCCTGTTTCGAACCGTTCGCCTACTCGTTTCGTAGTTTCTTCCATGATTCTTTTAGCTCTTTTATTTTCGGCAGAATCATTCGGAATCGAGATGACGGACTCTTCTAACTGGTGTTGTTCTTTAATGAGTTCGTGCAGATCTTCGTTGGTCACTCGTTGATGAAACCCTATATGGTTGGTATTTGAGGTGCCGGATGTAGTGTAGCCATAAACTGCCCAACCAATCTTTGTCTTGACGGCTATTGgatcattttcttctccagAAACTACATCTAACGGAGTGAACATATCG from Anopheles coustani chromosome 3, idAnoCousDA_361_x.2, whole genome shotgun sequence harbors:
- the LOC131261082 gene encoding cell division cycle 7-related protein kinase isoform X2: MDVGQGQQHHHQEPQPQRRQQNNDEEEGSVRRSGRGEATAMAMQTVQGNQIDGCVTAARVENNNNNNGSGSTAAAAATAASSGGGVVERIPAILDQYVLHGKIDRGTFSFVTLATRRDEQYLPMDRRRLYAIKLITQTSHPARTEREVRCMMTMGGRCNVAQIVDGFRHQDSAGLVMNYIPHEPFHLYYAQLGPAEVQRYMKELLIALGHVHRHGVIHRDVKPSNFLHSRRNGGTYMLVDFGLAQETNTGELTLCPSAGGAHRVDKRKESDEVAHASVVPMPSAKRPKPSNGAVANGDPQRDQVVFRNPLHKQQKGSNGSTVSPLKVSNNTLKDLVESPLARQIKSTAIGIGNRLKNRGSMVAMAGSTQSPLAPGCSERENKDVAEAPRAKLTAKVGAGMKQQQQRQPSDLTSCECSGRPQVCTRCLVKREMHAPRAGTPGYRPPEVLLKYPDQTTAVDIWAAGVIFVSLLSKCYPFFGNTDDMTSLAQIISVFGYERVRQAATSFNMRLVMAEEQERMEALSLRRLCQHFRALYRQRESSADAATGAPPSGGSSPPPGADDARNPGDCCANCNRPPGRCLCQERPQDRRVPKDDASPADDGTDGDCDEYGSAAYDLLERLLEVDPRKRITAAAALQHPYFEVQY
- the LOC131261082 gene encoding cell division cycle 7-related protein kinase isoform X1, whose amino-acid sequence is MDVGQGQQHHHQEPQPQRRQQNNDEEEGSVRRSGRGEATAMAMQTVQGNQIDAGCVTAARVENNNNNNGSGSTAAAAATAASSGGGVVERIPAILDQYVLHGKIDRGTFSFVTLATRRDEQYLPMDRRRLYAIKLITQTSHPARTEREVRCMMTMGGRCNVAQIVDGFRHQDSAGLVMNYIPHEPFHLYYAQLGPAEVQRYMKELLIALGHVHRHGVIHRDVKPSNFLHSRRNGGTYMLVDFGLAQETNTGELTLCPSAGGAHRVDKRKESDEVAHASVVPMPSAKRPKPSNGAVANGDPQRDQVVFRNPLHKQQKGSNGSTVSPLKVSNNTLKDLVESPLARQIKSTAIGIGNRLKNRGSMVAMAGSTQSPLAPGCSERENKDVAEAPRAKLTAKVGAGMKQQQQRQPSDLTSCECSGRPQVCTRCLVKREMHAPRAGTPGYRPPEVLLKYPDQTTAVDIWAAGVIFVSLLSKCYPFFGNTDDMTSLAQIISVFGYERVRQAATSFNMRLVMAEEQERMEALSLRRLCQHFRALYRQRESSADAATGAPPSGGSSPPPGADDARNPGDCCANCNRPPGRCLCQERPQDRRVPKDDASPADDGTDGDCDEYGSAAYDLLERLLEVDPRKRITAAAALQHPYFEVQY